The Deltaproteobacteria bacterium genomic interval CGGGTGATCTTCACCTTGGGTCCCCACGCCGTCTACACGGTCTCGGAGGAGGCGTTGCGATGGTGTGCCGAGTTCGCCAGGGAAAAGGGGCTTCTGGTCCACATTCACCTCTCCGAGACCGAAGAGGAGGTCCGGGGGTGTCTGCGGGATCATGGGGTGCGTCCCATCCAGTATTTGGAACGTTTGGGGTTCCTGGGCCCCCATGTGATCGCCTGCCACTGCGTATGGTTGGACGAGGAGGAGATGGACATCCTACAGGCCCACGGGGTGCGGATGGTGCACAACCCCATCTCCAATATGAAAATTACGGTAGGAGGGGTCTTCCCCTACCCCCAGTTGAGGCAGAGGGGGATGATCATCTCCTTTGGGACCGATGGGTGTGCCTCCAACAACAACCTCGATATGCTGGAGACCGCCAAGTTCGCCTCCCTCTTACAGAAGTTCCACACAGGGGACCCGGTGGTGATGCCGGCCCAGGAGGCCCTGGAGATGATTACCTCCCAGGGGGCCAGGGCCTTCGGCCTGGAGTGCGGTGCTATAGAGGAAGGTAAGTGGGCCGATATCGCCTTGGTAGATCTGAATCATCCCCAACTCACCCCCCATTTCCACCTGGACTCCGATCTCATCTATGCAGCCAACGGCTCTTGTATCGACACCCTGATCTGCGATGGGAGGGTCCTGATGCGGGAGCGCCAGGTGGAAGGAGAAGAGGAGATCTTGGCGAAGGCCCGAGAGGTGGCCTTTGACTTGACCAGGCGCGCTTCTTGATGAAGTTTATCACAGATAGGACGTTAGGAAAACTGACCAAATGGCTCCGCATCTTGGGCTTTGACACTGTATGTTGGCGTTCTGATGATGCGGGTGGATTATTGCGCCGAGCCCAAGGAGAGGGCAGGGTCCTCATTACCAAGGATACCAAGGTATACAAGAGAAGGGGGGCATTAGAGGCCCTGCTGATCTGGGAGGACAACCCCTTCCTTCAGCTCCAGTTAGTGGTCCGCTATTTCCATCTACCCATCAAGGAGGAGAGTCTCTTCTCTCGCTGTCTGGCCTGTAATACCCCCTTGGAGGACGTGGCCCCCGAGGAGGTGA includes:
- a CDS encoding amidohydrolase, encoding MSILIKGVGLNGEKKDIYIEGNRIREIGDHLEKQAEEVIPAKKKVAIPSFINGHTHAAMTLLRGYADDMPLKEWLETKIWVIEAHMTEEDVYWGAKLACLEMIKTGTTFFNDMYWHWRGTARAVQEMGIRAAVSAVFIDLFDEAKTKEQIELNEQLFAASGDFGPRVIFTLGPHAVYTVSEEALRWCAEFAREKGLLVHIHLSETEEEVRGCLRDHGVRPIQYLERLGFLGPHVIACHCVWLDEEEMDILQAHGVRMVHNPISNMKITVGGVFPYPQLRQRGMIISFGTDGCASNNNLDMLETAKFASLLQKFHTGDPVVMPAQEALEMITSQGARAFGLECGAIEEGKWADIALVDLNHPQLTPHFHLDSDLIYAANGSCIDTLICDGRVLMRERQVEGEEEILAKAREVAFDLTRRAS
- a CDS encoding Mut7-C RNAse domain-containing protein; the encoded protein is MKFITDRTLGKLTKWLRILGFDTVCWRSDDAGGLLRRAQGEGRVLITKDTKVYKRRGALEALLIWEDNPFLQLQLVVRYFHLPIKEESLFSRCLACNTPLEDVAPEEVKEEVPDYIFHTHQEFSRCPSCQKVYWAGTHYEHMTEVVERLRGGEP